From the Jilunia laotingensis genome, the window GAAATTCGAATTCTTTCAACTTTGCAGTTTCACCGTAACTCCTTTGCCATTTTTGCTGCAACAAACACATTCTTTGCGCAAGGTTCTTTCCTTAAGATTGAAAATAAGTCCCGGATTAAAGTGCTGCCCGTTGATGCGGGTTTCAAAGTGTAAATGTTCTGTGGTAGCACGGCCGGTACGTCCTGTCAAAGCAATAGGCTGCCCAGCCAACACATAATCGCCACTCTCGACCAGATTCTTAACATTATGACTGTAAATAGTTTCAAGCCCTGTAGAGTGACGAACTACTATCACATTGCCATAGGCGGCATAAGGTTTCGACATCCGCACAATACCACTGAACGCAGCACGGATGGTATCTCCGGCACAAGTCTTCAGATCGACCCCACTGTGCCCTCTCCGAGAGCCATAGCCTGAAATCACTTTCGCACCGGGCAAAGGAAAAGAATATTCATTTTCGGCTAAAGAATCAAGATGCAATATCAAACTATTGCCATCAGCGAATAATCCGGGAGTCGCTACCCGGATATGATTAATTTCCATATCCGAGAAACAAGGTTTCTCGGGTAAATCCACCTTCCCTACCATAGCAGCAAGGGTGCATATGATCCAAATCAATGTGTTTTCCATGTAATAAGATGATTGTATGTTTGAAATAATAAGATATTTGTATCAGTCAAAAAACAAAATTTGTGCTTCTTCGGACGATGCATATTTCCTCAATAAGTTCTGAATCATGTCCGCAGCATCTTGAAGCCCTTCTTCCCCACTATAGCCATTGACAATCGCCAATATATGAGTGGTCTCCAGTCCCATTTTGGTACGTTCATTATCACTGGTCGGAGTCCCGATCCCACCTGAAGCATCGCGATATACCGGGAGCCCTTCAATGTTCAACACCCCACGTCCGATTCCTTCGAATGGTTCACCGGGTTTACCGATACCTAGTTCCAAACAGGTTCCTTGAATCTTATCGGCATCAAAACCTCCGATGGAATATCCCGTACGCAGCGAAACAAGATTGATCAAGTCAACTAAAGTGTCAATCTGATACAAGTCGATACCGCGCATCAAACGACGGCGGAGCGCCTCAGCCGAAGGTCGGTAACGTCCTGGATCTTTTCCACATCGCTTATAAGCCTCACGTGTGGCTGCAATGGCCGGTTGTAACTTGATGTCCTCCATCTGGGTGGAAGTGGTCAGTTCTTTCGTAAAAGCAGCGATCTCTT encodes:
- a CDS encoding M23 family metallopeptidase, with translation MVGKVDLPEKPCFSDMEINHIRVATPGLFADGNSLILHLDSLAENEYSFPLPGAKVISGYGSRRGHSGVDLKTCAGDTIRAAFSGIVRMSKPYAAYGNVIVVRHSTGLETIYSHNVKNLVESGDYVLAGQPIALTGRTGRATTEHLHFETRINGQHFNPGLIFNLKERTLRKECVCCSKNGKGVTVKLQS
- a CDS encoding B3/B4 domain-containing protein; protein product: MFTITVSKEIKEACPGFRGAAVYAAVKNTAYSEGLWEEIAAFTKELTTSTQMEDIKLQPAIAATREAYKRCGKDPGRYRPSAEALRRRLMRGIDLYQIDTLVDLINLVSLRTGYSIGGFDADKIQGTCLELGIGKPGEPFEGIGRGVLNIEGLPVYRDASGGIGTPTSDNERTKMGLETTHILAIVNGYSGEEGLQDAADMIQNLLRKYASSEEAQILFFD